The segment GGAGCCGTCAGCCTGCGGAGCCTCAAGTGAGGCCAGCAGTCCGGCGATCTCGCCCTCGATCATATCCTCCTCCGGCTCCTGAGGATGCTCGGCGGCGTAGCGGGCCGCTTCCTCTGCCGAGGCTATCAGGGTAAGGAAATCGGGCTGGCTGATCTGCAGCGGATTCAGCTTATGCTGCTGCGGCGGCTGGGTATAAGCCGCTCCCGGCATAACGACCCGGTAGCTGCTGATGGACGGGGTGACATGATGAATGCCGTCGATAATCGTCCCCGTAGCCAGCTCGGTCAGAATGATGTTGCTGTGGCGTCCCATCAGCTCGATGATGATTTTTTTGGCGGAGACATCCCCCAGCTCATCCCGGGTTCTGATGGTGATATGAATAATTCGTTCAAGCCCCACCTGGGTAATGCTTTCGATGGTGCCGCCTTCACAATGCTTACGCATCAGCATGCAGAACATCGGCGCTTCCGCCGGGTTGATGCTGCTTCTCTCGGTCAGGTGCAGCCGGGGGTAGGTCGGGTTCGCCGACAGCAGCAGCTTGCCGCCGCCGCCCGCACCGCGCAGGGTGAAGATGAGGTCATGTGTGCTGGGTTGATATATTTTGCCGACGCGTGCACCGATGAAGGGCTGAAGCTCATGCACGATCGCTTGGGTAACAATGCCGTCTAATGCCATGATAAGGTTCTCCTGTCGCCTGATAATAAAGTACTCCCTCTATGATGCCATACTTTTACCGGTTCGCGCAAAAGGAGAAACCCAGATACGGTGATATTTTGGGACGACCATGAATACACTTGGACATGAACAGGTGGAAAAGCTGTGCGCCGCCGGAAGTCAAGAAACGACCGGGAGGGGAAAGATTAGTTATGGAACAAAAAAGCTGGCACCGGCTCGGTGCAGAGGAGCTGCAGGAGATGTTCGGCGTTCAGCCGGGAACGGGGCTAAGCGCCGAGGACGCCGCCGCAAGACGCAAAGAGAGCGGGTACAATGAGCTGTCTGAGGGCAAAAGGGTATCGCCTTTTACACTGCTGCTCAATCAGTTCAAGGATTTCATGGTACTGGTGCTGATGGGGGCGACACTGGTATCCGGCCTGCTCGGCGAATACTTAGACGCCATTACGATTATCGCGATTATTCTGCTTAACGGGGTACTCGGATTCGTGCAGGAGTTCCGCGCCGAGCGTTCGTTAAGAGCACTGAAGCAGCTCTCCGCGCCTACGGCCAAAGTGATGCGCGGCGGGAAGCAGGAGGTGCTTCCCGCCAGAATGCTGGTCCCCGGAGATATCGTCCTGCTGGAGAGCGGGGACCGGATACCGGCAGATGTCCGCTGGCTGCAGTGCAGCAGCATCTATGCCGAAGAGTCGGCGCTGACAGGGGAGTCGCTGCCGGTCTCCAAGCATGCCTCGGCGATCTATGCTGAAGACATCCCGCTGGGCGATCAGAAGAATATCGGCTTCATGGGTACGATGGTGACCCGGGGAACCGGCCGGGCTGTGGTCATCCGCACCGGTATGGCTACCGAGATGGGCAAGATTGCCGATCTGATTCAGAACACCGAATCCCAGGAGACCCCGCTGCAGCACCGTCTGGAGCAGCTCGGCAAGATTCTGATCTACGTCTCACTGGGACTGACCATTGTTGTGGTCCTGGCAGGAATTATGCATGGTCAGCCGGCAACGGCGATGTTCCTGGCCGGGGTGAGTCTGGCAGTGGCAGCTATTCCCGAAGGACTTCCGGCCATTGTGACGATTGCGCTTGCGCTGGGTGTACAGCGGATGATCAAGCGCAAGGCGATTGTCCGCAAGCTGCCTTCGGTAGAGACGCTGGGCTGTGCCTCCGTCATCTGCTCGGATAAGACAGGAACCCTGACACAAAACAAAATGACAGTCACCCAGCTCTGGAATGCCGGACGGACCCTTGAGGTATCAGGGGAAGGCTATGCTCCGGTAGGCAGTGTGCTGCAGAAGGGCCGGCCCGTTGATCTGAAGAATGACCAGAGTCTGCGGCGTATGCTTCAGGTGGGCGCATTATGCAGCAATGCAGAGATTTTTGAGAGCTACCCCGACACGCGCAGCAAAAAGAAAGGCAAAGGCGCAGAGGCCGATAAAGGGGCTAACGCCCAGCCGGTCTGGGAACTGAAGGGCGATCCTACGGAAGGTGCATTGGTCGCTTTGTCTGCCAAAATGGGACTAACTGCCCAGGCGCTTGCCGTAACCTATACCCGTGAGACGGAGTTTCCGTTCGATTCCGAACGTAAGCTGATGTCGGTGGTTGTGAATCACCCCGGCGGCCGGATGATTTGCACCAAAGGCGCACCTGACGTGCTCCTGAATTGCTGCACGTATATGCTGTGGGAGGGCGGAGTCGTGCCCTGCACGCCGACCTTGCGCCAGAAGGTGCTGGATGCCAATGAACAGATGGCTTCCGGCGCGCTGCGTGTGCTCGGGATGGCTTACCGCGATCTGCGGAGCGGAGAAACGGCCGGCAGCGAGAAGGAAGCGGAAAGCCAGCTTGTCTTCGTGGGTCTGGCCGGGATGATCGATCCGCCGCGCAAGGAAGTACGCGATGCAATCAGCGTAACCCGCCGGGCAGGCATAAAGACAGTGATGATTACCGGCGACCATGGGACGACGGCAGAGGCGATTGCCCATCAACTCGGCATTCTGCAGCGCGGCGGCAGGGTTCTGACGGGGAGCGAGCTTACCCGGATGGACGATGACGCGCTGGATAAGGTCTCCGACAGCGTGTTCGTCTACGCCCGGGTATCGCCGGAGCATAAGCTGCGGATTGTCAAGTCGCTGCAGCGCCACGGCCATGTCGTTGCGATGACCGGCGATGGGGTGAACGATGCGCCTGCGATCAAGGCTGCCGACATCGGGATCTCGATGGGGATTACCGGCACGGATGTGACGAAGGAGGCTTCGGCTCTGGTCCTGGGGGACGATAACTTCTCGACCATTGTGGCTGCCATTGAAGAGGGACGGAATATCTATGAGAATATCCGCAAGTTCATCCGGTATCTGCTGGCTTCGAATGTCGGCGAGATTCTGACCATGTTCTTCGCCATGATGCTCGGGCTGCCGCTGCCGCTGGTTCCGATCCAGATTCTGTGGGTCAATCTGGTTACAGACGGCTTGCCCGCAATGGCGCTGGGCGTAGACCAGCCGGAGAAGGATCTGATGGAGCACAAGCCGCGCGGGGCGAAGGAGAATATCTTTGCCCGGCGTCTGGGCTGGAAGATTGTCAGCCGCGGGCTGCTGATCGGCCTCTGTACCCTGGCTGCCTTCTGGCTGACGCTGCGGATTGATCCAGGCAGTGCGCAGCAGTTGATCCGCGCGCAGTCGGTTGCTTTTGCCACCCTTGTGATGGCCCAGCTCATTCATGTATTCGACTGCCGCAGCTCGCGCTCGGTCTTCTACCGGAATCCGTTCCAGAACAGATATCTGGTGCTGGCCGTCCTGTCTTCTGTCATCTTAATGCTGGCTGTAATGTATCTCCCTGTGCTTCAGCCGGTGTTCAAGACCGTTCCGCTCAGCTTCCGTGAATGGTGCCTGGTGCTGGTCATGGCCGGAATCCCGACCTTCCTGATGGGAGCGGGCAGCGTCTGGGGCGGCAAGAAGAACCGCAGCCGCAGCGGCGGACGGCAGATGATAAAAAGTACAAAGTTTTCAGCATAAAATCAATAGCCTCACTCCACTCCTATAAGGTATGCTGGTTTCACTGAGAAGCTTGGTTTATGATGAACCAGGAATGTGGAAACAGCTGATCTTACTTATAGGAGTGGACCTGACAATGGAATTTACTAAAATGCACGGTTTGGGCAATGATTTTATCATCGTATTCGGCGAGGATGAGCTGCCGGGCAATGCCCCGGAGCTGGCAGTTACGCTGTGCAACCGGTTCTTCGGCATCGGCGCAGACGGACTGGTGTACATTCTTCCTTCGCAGCGCGGCGATTACATGATGCGTATCATGAACTCCGATGGCTCCGAGGCTGAGCAATGCGGCAATGCGATCCGCTGTGTATCCAAATATGTATATGAGCAGGGTCTGGTGGAATCGGAGCAGATTGTCATTGAGACGATTGGCGCCGGAGAACAGAAGGTCTCCCTGAAGGTGAAGGACGGGATTGTGGAGAGCGTAACAGTGGATATGGGTGAGCCGGTCCTGTCCGGACCGCAGATTCCTGTAGCGATCGACGCAGAGCCTGTGCTCGACCAGCCGATTGAAGCGGACGGCACAGCGTTCCGGTTCACCGCAGTCTCCATGGGGAATCCGCATGCAGTCATTTATGTGGACGATGCGGTATCGTTCGATCTCGCAACCTGGGGACCGAAGCTTGAGGTTCATCCGCTCTTCCCGCGTAAAGTAAACGTAGAGTTCGCCACCGTCGTCAACCGCGGCCACGTGGACATGCGCGTCTGGGAACGCGGTGCCGGTCCTACTCTGGCCTGCGGAACAGGCGCCTGCGCGACGCTGGTCTCCTCCGTGCTGAACGGAGTGACGGACCGCTCGGCGGTTATCAGCCTGAAGGGCGGCGACTTGTTCATCGAATGGAACGAGGACGATAATCATGTGTATATGACCGGCCCTGCGCAGGTGGTATATACCGGCTCAGTCGATATCTGATTCCCATATAACTATTTGCAATCCCCTGCATACCAGATGCAGGGGATTTGTTGTGTTGTTTAAGAGGAACAGGACGAGTGTGGGATAACAGCCGAATAATGGCAGGCATATCCGCGAATAATAGAACTCTGCATAGAATCAGGGAGGAGGAGCGGAGATGAAATCAGGGTCCAGCCGAAAAGCACAGAATGCGGGAGCAGATACTGCACCGGGACCGGGACAACCTGAGGGTGGTGTTGCCCTGGGCCTCGCGGATACGGTCGCCCAAAGTCTGCTCCATATTCAGACGGAGCTCGGTTGCAGTCCGGATCTCCTGATCCGCAGAATCCAGATCGGGGGAGAACGCCGGCTGGAAGCGGCTGCTGTTCATCTGAGCGGGCTGGCGGACTCAGGCTCCGTGAATGAATTCGTGCTGGGCTCGCTGCTGAATCATACGGAGGAGCTGTTGCTCGATAGCACGGCTGGCGGCGCTGACAGTCCTCGGGAGCAAGCTTCGCTCCCGCAGCAGATCCTTAGCCGTGCTATGGCGATAGGTGATGCGGAGCTCCAGGAGAATTGGAAGGAAATCATGCTCGCTATTCTCTCCGGGGACACAGCGATTCTGCTGGAGGGCTGCCGGTCAGCGATTCTGTGCGGAACCAGGGGCGGGGAGCAGCGGGCGGTCAGTGAGCCTTCCTCCCAGCTCGTGGTCAGGGGGCCGAAGGACGGGTTCGTCGAGTCGGTGGCCACGAACATCTCGCTGATCCGCCGCAGAATCAAATCCGCCAAGCTGCGCCTGGAGGTCTTGAAGCTCGGCTCCGAGACTCATACCCATGTGGCGCTGATGTACATGAAAGGGATTGCGGGGGAGGATCTGATCCGCGAAGCCAGAGAGCGTCTGAACAAAATTGCCTTGAATGAGATACTTGAATCCGGGTACATTGAGGAATTAATCCAGGACAAGACGTTCACACCGTTCCCGACCATCTACAACACGGAACGGCCGGATGTGGCTGCGGGTAATCTGCTCGAAGGCCGGGTGGTTATTATTGTGGACGGCACGCCGTTTGTGCTGATTCTCCCGGCGGTGTTTACGCAGTTTTTTCAATCTGCCGAGGATTATTCCCAGCGGTTCGACATTGCCATATTGATGCGGCTGGTCCGTTATTTGAGCTTCATCGTTCTGATTCTGGGGCCTTCGGTCTACCTCGCGCTGACCACCTATCATTATGAGATGATACCCACGACGCTGCTGATTAATCTGCTCTCCCAGCGGGAGAATGTACCTTTCCCGGCCTTTGTGGAGCTGCTCTTGATGGAGACGGCCTTTGAAATTCTGCGTGAAGCCGGGGTGCGCATGCCGCGCGCCATCGGGCAGACGGTCTCTGTGGTCGGTGCGCTTATTCTGGGCACGGCGGTGGTAGAGGCCGGAATTATTACCCCCATCATGGTCATCGTAGTGGCGTTAACCGGGATCGCCAGCTTTGCCCTTCCTGCGTATAACATGGCGATTGCCGGGAGAATTATAAGATTTGCTTTTCTGGTCCTGGCCAGTATATTCGGCTTCTATGGAATTACGCTGGGCATGATTCTGCTTGTAGCACATATGAACAGCCTGAGATCCTTCGGTGTTCCTTATCTCTTCCCCTTCGTGCCCCTCTCCATTAAAGGGCAGAAGGACACGTTGCTCAGACTTCCGCTCTGGCTGAACGGCGCGGACAAGCCGCCGGCACAGATGCGCGAGGAAATGCCGGACTACATGCTGCTAACGACCGGTCATGAGGAGCAGCTCCCCCCGTTAATCCGCAAGAATAGCAGGACTGAGGAGGAGAACCGTGAGGAATAGAATCTTATGCGGCATAGGTGTACTGTTTGTCCTTCCAATGCTGCTTACCGGCTGCTGGGACAGTGTTGAACTCAACCGGCGGGCGATTGTCTCGGGGGTAGCGATCGACAAGGGAGACACTGAGGCTGAGCGGTACAAGCTGTCTTTTCAAGTGATTGTGGCGGAAGAAATCTCCGGAGAGAAGAGCAGAGGTATATCGCCGGTTGCGCTGTACACAGGAACAGGCCGCACGATGTTCGAGGCACTGGCAGACGCTTCCCGCCAGACGGCACGCTTCCTCTCCCTGGGCCATGTGCGTGTGCTGGTGATCTCGGAGGCGTTCGCCCGCGAAGGCATCAAGGACCTTCTGGATGTGCTGGAGCGGGAGAGCGATACCCGGCTGAACAGCCTGATCTTCATCTCCAAGGGACAGCCTGCGCGTGAGATCATGTCCACAATGACTGTGTTCAGCAAAATCCCGGCCAATGATCTGGTAGAGAAGCTGGAGACGACCTCCAAGCAGTTCGGCTATAACTTCCGGATGGCCGTGGATGATGTGATCCGGGGGATTCAGATCAGAGGAGGCGGTCCGGTGATCAACGGGGTATACACCAGAGGAGAGTGGACTCCGTCATCGGGCAGCAATGAGAGCCTGAAGAATATCGAACCCCGGTCGATCCTGAGAGTCTCCTCCCTTGCGGCGTTCAAGGATGACAAGCTGAAGGGCTGGCTTACGGGTGACGCTGCTCTCGGTACCGTTCTTTTGCATAATCGGATCAAAGAATTCCCGGTTCTGCTCAAGCAG is part of the Paenibacillus sp. FSL M7-0420 genome and harbors:
- the dapF gene encoding diaminopimelate epimerase — its product is MEFTKMHGLGNDFIIVFGEDELPGNAPELAVTLCNRFFGIGADGLVYILPSQRGDYMMRIMNSDGSEAEQCGNAIRCVSKYVYEQGLVESEQIVIETIGAGEQKVSLKVKDGIVESVTVDMGEPVLSGPQIPVAIDAEPVLDQPIEADGTAFRFTAVSMGNPHAVIYVDDAVSFDLATWGPKLEVHPLFPRKVNVEFATVVNRGHVDMRVWERGAGPTLACGTGACATLVSSVLNGVTDRSAVISLKGGDLFIEWNEDDNHVYMTGPAQVVYTGSVDI
- a CDS encoding calcium-translocating P-type ATPase, SERCA-type; translated protein: MEQKSWHRLGAEELQEMFGVQPGTGLSAEDAAARRKESGYNELSEGKRVSPFTLLLNQFKDFMVLVLMGATLVSGLLGEYLDAITIIAIILLNGVLGFVQEFRAERSLRALKQLSAPTAKVMRGGKQEVLPARMLVPGDIVLLESGDRIPADVRWLQCSSIYAEESALTGESLPVSKHASAIYAEDIPLGDQKNIGFMGTMVTRGTGRAVVIRTGMATEMGKIADLIQNTESQETPLQHRLEQLGKILIYVSLGLTIVVVLAGIMHGQPATAMFLAGVSLAVAAIPEGLPAIVTIALALGVQRMIKRKAIVRKLPSVETLGCASVICSDKTGTLTQNKMTVTQLWNAGRTLEVSGEGYAPVGSVLQKGRPVDLKNDQSLRRMLQVGALCSNAEIFESYPDTRSKKKGKGAEADKGANAQPVWELKGDPTEGALVALSAKMGLTAQALAVTYTRETEFPFDSERKLMSVVVNHPGGRMICTKGAPDVLLNCCTYMLWEGGVVPCTPTLRQKVLDANEQMASGALRVLGMAYRDLRSGETAGSEKEAESQLVFVGLAGMIDPPRKEVRDAISVTRRAGIKTVMITGDHGTTAEAIAHQLGILQRGGRVLTGSELTRMDDDALDKVSDSVFVYARVSPEHKLRIVKSLQRHGHVVAMTGDGVNDAPAIKAADIGISMGITGTDVTKEASALVLGDDNFSTIVAAIEEGRNIYENIRKFIRYLLASNVGEILTMFFAMMLGLPLPLVPIQILWVNLVTDGLPAMALGVDQPEKDLMEHKPRGAKENIFARRLGWKIVSRGLLIGLCTLAAFWLTLRIDPGSAQQLIRAQSVAFATLVMAQLIHVFDCRSSRSVFYRNPFQNRYLVLAVLSSVILMLAVMYLPVLQPVFKTVPLSFREWCLVLVMAGIPTFLMGAGSVWGGKKNRSRSGGRQMIKSTKFSA
- a CDS encoding Ger(x)C family spore germination protein; amino-acid sequence: MRNRILCGIGVLFVLPMLLTGCWDSVELNRRAIVSGVAIDKGDTEAERYKLSFQVIVAEEISGEKSRGISPVALYTGTGRTMFEALADASRQTARFLSLGHVRVLVISEAFAREGIKDLLDVLERESDTRLNSLIFISKGQPAREIMSTMTVFSKIPANDLVEKLETTSKQFGYNFRMAVDDVIRGIQIRGGGPVINGVYTRGEWTPSSGSNESLKNIEPRSILRVSSLAAFKDDKLKGWLTGDAALGTVLLHNRIKEFPVLLKQQEGGYLSFNIYQSQVSLAVNSSDPEHTVFTVKITQQAALKEAPYPLDLTSPKVLEELSDRLIKESVKHIQAAISTAKELGSDYLGFGRALQRKDPRGWKKVRDHWEDVFADCEIRFDADVVIRHTDMRSNSFQIH
- a CDS encoding spore germination protein, whose protein sequence is MKSGSSRKAQNAGADTAPGPGQPEGGVALGLADTVAQSLLHIQTELGCSPDLLIRRIQIGGERRLEAAAVHLSGLADSGSVNEFVLGSLLNHTEELLLDSTAGGADSPREQASLPQQILSRAMAIGDAELQENWKEIMLAILSGDTAILLEGCRSAILCGTRGGEQRAVSEPSSQLVVRGPKDGFVESVATNISLIRRRIKSAKLRLEVLKLGSETHTHVALMYMKGIAGEDLIREARERLNKIALNEILESGYIEELIQDKTFTPFPTIYNTERPDVAAGNLLEGRVVIIVDGTPFVLILPAVFTQFFQSAEDYSQRFDIAILMRLVRYLSFIVLILGPSVYLALTTYHYEMIPTTLLINLLSQRENVPFPAFVELLLMETAFEILREAGVRMPRAIGQTVSVVGALILGTAVVEAGIITPIMVIVVALTGIASFALPAYNMAIAGRIIRFAFLVLASIFGFYGITLGMILLVAHMNSLRSFGVPYLFPFVPLSIKGQKDTLLRLPLWLNGADKPPAQMREEMPDYMLLTTGHEEQLPPLIRKNSRTEEENREE